One segment of Streptomyces sp. TG1A-8 DNA contains the following:
- a CDS encoding GNAT family N-acetyltransferase has protein sequence MIEVHILTADDWFRWREMRLASLAEAPYAFKSKLADWQGDRDQEDRWRARLGGPGSCSLLAELDGESAGIAAGIPGPRSGVVELVSMWVRREARGHGVGDRLVRALEQWAVQQQAHTLQLSVVPGNVHALALYRRHDFEDTGQPGGPLPDGGTEVVLAKQLPTL, from the coding sequence ATGATTGAGGTGCACATACTGACAGCGGACGACTGGTTCCGGTGGCGCGAGATGCGACTGGCATCCCTCGCCGAAGCCCCCTACGCCTTCAAGTCCAAGCTCGCGGACTGGCAGGGCGACCGCGACCAGGAGGACCGGTGGCGTGCGCGGTTAGGCGGGCCCGGCTCATGCAGCCTCCTCGCCGAGCTCGACGGGGAATCAGCCGGCATAGCCGCCGGTATTCCCGGGCCACGCAGCGGCGTGGTGGAGCTGGTCTCCATGTGGGTACGCAGAGAAGCACGAGGTCACGGCGTGGGCGACCGGCTGGTCCGGGCCCTGGAACAGTGGGCCGTGCAACAACAGGCTCATACCCTGCAACTCTCGGTCGTGCCAGGCAACGTGCATGCCCTTGCACTGTACCGGCGGCACGACTTCGAGGACACTGGACAGCCCGGCGGCCCACTGCCCGACGGCGGGACGGAAGTCGTCCTGGCGAAGCAGCTCCCCACGCTCTGA